In Pseudomonas sp. PDM14, a genomic segment contains:
- a CDS encoding YqaE/Pmp3 family membrane protein, which translates to MDLIRILIAILLPPLGVFLQVGFGGAFWLNILLTLLGYIPGIVHAVYIIAKK; encoded by the coding sequence ATGGACCTTATCCGCATTCTCATTGCCATCCTGCTGCCGCCGCTGGGCGTGTTTCTCCAGGTCGGCTTCGGTGGCGCCTTCTGGCTGAACATCCTGCTCACCCTGCTCGGCTACATCCCGGGCATCGTGCATGCGGTGTACATCATCGCCAAGAAGTAA
- a CDS encoding acetyl-CoA hydrolase/transferase family protein, whose amino-acid sequence MPTLLQPDSVDLSALIRPGDTVLWGQANAEPLPLTAALMVQRQRIGRFRVMLGIANSATCRPEHADCIDFLAYCGAGANRELANAGVLDILPCHYSQLPEMIRSGALRIDVLLLQLAPADGNGRYSLSLAHEYLLPALDSARVVIAEVNQQAPRTYGERTLGADDIDFILHSDRAPLENPPSRIREADAQIAWHIAGLVEDGATLQMGIGAIPDAVLGALADHHDLGVHSGSLGDGVARLMQSGAITNARKSLDRGVSVGGILLGSRLLHDFAHDNPAILLRSTAYTHDPDVLASQERLVAINSAVEVDLSGQVNSEVAAGGYIGAVGGALDFLRGARRSHGGLPIIALPSTAGSASRIVARLSGPVTIPRSEAGLIVTEHGVADLRGLSLRQRLRAMLDIAHPTHRASLEEQFARHG is encoded by the coding sequence ATGCCCACGTTGCTGCAACCCGATAGCGTCGACCTGTCCGCCCTGATCCGTCCCGGTGACACGGTGCTGTGGGGCCAGGCCAACGCCGAGCCGCTGCCGCTGACCGCCGCGCTGATGGTACAGCGGCAACGCATCGGCCGCTTCCGGGTGATGCTCGGCATCGCCAACAGCGCCACCTGCCGACCCGAGCACGCCGACTGCATCGACTTCCTCGCCTACTGCGGCGCCGGCGCCAACCGCGAACTGGCCAACGCCGGGGTGCTCGACATCCTGCCCTGCCACTACTCGCAACTGCCGGAGATGATTCGCAGCGGCGCCCTGCGCATCGACGTGCTACTGCTGCAACTGGCCCCGGCAGACGGCAATGGCCGCTACAGCCTGAGCCTGGCCCACGAGTACCTGCTGCCGGCGCTGGACAGCGCCCGTGTGGTGATCGCCGAGGTCAACCAGCAGGCGCCGCGCACCTACGGCGAACGTACCCTCGGTGCCGACGACATCGACTTCATCCTGCACAGCGACCGTGCGCCGCTGGAGAACCCGCCCAGCCGCATCCGCGAAGCCGACGCACAGATCGCCTGGCACATCGCCGGGCTGGTCGAGGACGGCGCCACCCTGCAGATGGGCATCGGCGCGATCCCCGATGCGGTGCTCGGCGCCCTCGCCGATCACCACGACCTCGGCGTGCACTCCGGCAGCCTCGGCGACGGTGTCGCCCGGCTGATGCAGAGCGGCGCCATCACCAACGCGCGCAAGTCGCTGGACCGCGGCGTCAGCGTCGGCGGCATCCTCCTCGGCAGTCGCCTGCTGCACGATTTCGCCCACGACAACCCGGCGATCCTGCTGCGTTCCACCGCCTACACCCACGACCCGGATGTGCTCGCCAGCCAGGAGCGGCTGGTGGCGATCAACTCGGCGGTAGAGGTCGACCTCAGCGGCCAGGTCAATTCGGAAGTGGCGGCCGGCGGCTACATCGGCGCAGTCGGTGGCGCCCTGGATTTCCTGCGTGGCGCGCGGCGCTCGCACGGCGGCCTGCCGATCATCGCCCTGCCCTCCACGGCCGGCAGCGCCAGCCGCATCGTCGCCCGCCTCAGCGGCCCGGTGACCATCCCGCGCAGCGAAGCCGGGCTGATCGTCACCGAGCACGGCGTCGCCGACCTGCGCGGCCTGAGCCTGCGCCAGCGCCTGCGCGCGATGCTCGACATCGCGCATCCAACGCACCGCGCCTCGCTCGAGGAGCAGTTCGCCCGGCATGGCTGA
- the catC gene encoding muconolactone Delta-isomerase — protein MLYCVKMDVNIPRDIPADEIDAIKAAEKALAIKLQQAGKWPHLWRVVGQYSNISIFDVESNDELHTLLSSLPLFPFMTIQVTPLAKHPSSIV, from the coding sequence ATGCTGTATTGCGTAAAGATGGATGTGAACATTCCGCGGGACATTCCGGCGGACGAGATCGACGCCATCAAGGCCGCGGAAAAGGCCCTGGCCATCAAGCTGCAACAGGCCGGCAAGTGGCCGCACCTGTGGCGCGTGGTGGGCCAGTACTCGAACATCAGCATCTTCGATGTGGAGAGCAACGATGAGCTGCACACGCTGCTGTCGAGCCTGCCGCTGTTCCCGTTCATGACCATCCAGGTCACGCCGCTGGCCAAGCATCCGTCGTCCATCGTTTGA
- a CDS encoding MFS transporter, producing MFEWYKTGSSRERKTFWACFSGWALDTYDAQMFSFLLPALMAVWQISKGEAGVLGTAALLSASIGGWVAGILADRYGRVRILIFTICWFTFFGALAGFTTSYEQMLVVRTLQGLGFGGEWAVGAALMAEVIRPQHRGKALGFVQSGFALGWALAAVIMTALLAWLPQELAWRVAFWVGVIPAGFVLFIRRHVKDPEIYKQATAKVQEKASFLSAFRPGVVRLTLLGAMLVTGLQAAAYTIMAWLPTLMVSERGLKPGPVIFTMLIMCAGAFAGFVVTSWLADRYGRRPALLLFSVGAWIFTVVYMMVPMSTTLLMLMAFPVGAFATGIFAVLGPFLSELFPTHVRTTCMGFSYNLGKSLGALSIAGVGVLSERIGLAQSIGTFCLVAYALSVTAVLLLPETRGVRLEDVDAKVLGDADEDAPLNGQLSQSKI from the coding sequence ATGTTCGAATGGTACAAAACCGGCTCCTCACGGGAGCGCAAGACTTTCTGGGCCTGCTTCTCCGGCTGGGCCCTGGATACCTACGACGCGCAGATGTTCAGCTTCCTGCTGCCGGCGCTGATGGCGGTCTGGCAGATCTCCAAGGGCGAGGCCGGCGTGCTCGGCACCGCGGCGTTGCTGTCCGCCTCCATCGGTGGCTGGGTCGCCGGCATCCTTGCCGACCGCTACGGCCGCGTGCGCATCCTGATCTTCACCATCTGCTGGTTCACCTTCTTCGGTGCGCTGGCCGGCTTCACCACCTCCTACGAGCAGATGCTGGTCGTGCGTACCCTGCAGGGCCTCGGCTTCGGCGGTGAATGGGCGGTTGGCGCGGCGCTGATGGCCGAGGTGATCCGTCCGCAGCACCGCGGCAAGGCCCTCGGTTTCGTGCAGAGCGGCTTCGCCCTGGGCTGGGCCCTGGCCGCCGTGATCATGACCGCCCTGCTGGCCTGGCTGCCGCAGGAACTGGCCTGGCGCGTGGCGTTCTGGGTCGGCGTGATTCCGGCCGGTTTCGTGCTGTTCATCCGCCGTCACGTCAAGGACCCGGAGATCTACAAGCAGGCCACCGCCAAGGTGCAGGAAAAAGCCTCGTTCCTCTCCGCCTTCCGTCCGGGCGTGGTACGCCTGACCCTGCTCGGCGCGATGCTGGTTACCGGCCTGCAAGCCGCTGCCTACACCATCATGGCCTGGCTGCCGACGCTGATGGTGTCCGAGCGCGGCCTCAAGCCGGGCCCGGTGATCTTCACCATGCTGATCATGTGCGCAGGGGCCTTCGCCGGCTTCGTCGTCACCTCCTGGCTGGCCGACCGCTACGGCCGCCGCCCGGCGCTGCTGCTGTTCAGCGTGGGGGCGTGGATCTTCACCGTGGTCTACATGATGGTGCCGATGAGCACCACCCTGCTGATGCTCATGGCCTTCCCGGTCGGCGCCTTCGCCACCGGCATCTTCGCGGTGCTTGGCCCGTTCCTCAGCGAGCTGTTCCCGACCCATGTGCGCACCACCTGCATGGGCTTCTCCTACAACCTCGGCAAGTCCCTCGGCGCGCTGTCCATCGCCGGCGTCGGTGTGCTCTCCGAGCGCATCGGCCTGGCCCAGTCGATCGGCACCTTCTGCCTGGTCGCCTACGCCCTGTCGGTCACCGCCGTCCTGCTGCTGCCGGAAACCCGCGGCGTGCGCCTGGAAGACGTCGACGCCAAGGTTCTCGGTGATGCCGACGAGGATGCCCCGCTCAACGGCCAACTCAGCCAGAGCAAGATCTGA